A window of Onychostoma macrolepis isolate SWU-2019 chromosome 01, ASM1243209v1, whole genome shotgun sequence contains these coding sequences:
- the pld6 gene encoding mitochondrial cardiolipin hydrolase encodes MSQQMPFKELMKVLGLGAVAFVLGVEGLNWLMRRLRDSRGPLKEVLFFPSPQVCVEHLFIRHKHFPCACPLPHGVETSFSRLLVHLLSARMSLDLCVFSFSHMELSRAILLLHKRGVVVRVVTDRDYMTITGSQIGVLRKAGICVRHEMSSAVHMHHKFALVDGKKLITGSLNWTLTAVQSNKENVMVTEEPELVGPYQQEFQKLWEANDPANHKPQCTNGQLNIKTCKDR; translated from the exons ATGTCTCAACAG ATGCCATTTAAAGAGCTGATGAAGGTGTTGGGGCTGGGAGCCGTAGCTTTCGTTCTGGGGGTGGAGGGGCTAAACTGGCTGATGCGCCGTCTGAGAGACTCTCGAGGGCCCCTGAAAGAAGTTCTGTTCTTCCCTTCACCTCAAGTCTGCGTTGAGCACCTCTTCATACGCCATAAACATTTCCCCTG TGCATGTCCCCTTCCCCATGGGGTTGAGACATCCTTCTCCAGGCTCCTCGTGCATCTCCTCTCCGCACGTATGTCACTGGACCTGTGTGTGTTCTCCTTCTCTCACATGGAGCTGAGCAGGGCGATTCTCCTGCTGCACAAACGGGGAGTCGTTGTGCGAGTGGTTACGGACAGAGACTACATGACCATCACTGGATCTCAGATCGGTGTCCTCCGTAAGGCAG GCATCTGTGTGAGGCACGAGATGAGCTCAGCTGTTCATATGCACCATAAGTTTGCATTGGTGGACGGCAAGAAACTGATCACTGGCTCCCTCAACTGGACCCTAACCGCGGTCCAGAGCAACAAAGAAAACGTCATGGTTACGGAGGAGCCGGAGCTCGTGGGGCCCTATCAGCAGGAGTTCCAGAAGCTGTGGGAGGCCAACGATCCAGCCAATCACAAACCTCAATGCACCAACGGGCAGCTAAATATAAAGACTTGTAAGGACAGATAG